The Deltaproteobacteria bacterium genomic interval CTGTCGAGGCGGCTGCCTCCTCTGGTGGCCAGATCATGCCGCCGATCATGGGTGCTGGAGCCTTTATCATGGCCGATATCCTGGGCATCTCCTATTTCAAAATTGCCGCATCGGCCTTGATTCCAGCTATCCTCTATTATCTCGGATGTTGGATGGCTGTCCAATTTGAGGCGAAACGTTTGGGAATGCTTCCTGATCCAGATGCAGGAAAGATCCCCCTTAAAGAGATGTTCGCTGGAAGCCATACCCTCTTTATTCCTTTAGTCCTTTTGAGCGTTTTATTGGTTTTGATGTATACCCCAACCACTTGTGCCTTCTGGTCTTTTATCATTGCGCTGCTTCTATACCTTATCTCTCAGAGAAGTAGAAAAGAGCTCTGGGAAGCACTGAAAAAGGTAATGAAAGCCCTGGAGGCAGGTGCCTATACGGCTGCTTTCGTAGCCTCCATGGCTGGTATAGTTCAATTTGTAGTGGCTGTTGTAGGGATGACCGGATTGGCTGTTAAGTTCTCCTCTGTAATCATCGCCCTAAGCGGCCAATCCCTTCTGATCGCTTTGGCATTGGGCATGGTCGTCACCATCATATTGGGCATGGGCGTTCCGACGGTGGCAGCCTATATTCTGGGGATCTCAATCGTGGCTGGCGCTTTTGTCAGCGTAGGTATCGAGCCACTTCCTGCTCATCTCTTCATTTTCTATTATGCAGTCCTGGCTGGAGTAACACCACCCGTGGCCTTGGGAGCCTATGTAGGGGCAGCGATTGCGGGGGCTCACTGGTTCCGGACAGCATTGACCGCCTGCCGCATCGGCTTTGCAGGATTCTTAGTCCCCTTTATGTTTGTTTACAACCCAACTCTTTTAGGACAAGGCCCTATTCTATGGGTGATTATTGGATTTCTCTCCGCATGCATAGGGGTGATCGCTCTCTCCGCTTCGATGATCGGCTATTTGATCAAACCTGCTAATTTTATTGAAAGGGTGTTGCTCTTTGGGGCTGCTCTTGCTTTGATCGATTCTCGTCTTACCACTGACCTCATCGGCTATGCTTTATTCGGAATGGCTCTATTTTTACAAAAGAGGTGGAACTGGCGGCCACAAGAAGCCATCCCGGTTTTAGTGGGTGGGGAGGCAGATAAAACGGAAAAGCGGTTATAAGGATGACGAGGCTCTATGAACAGGGACAGGAAAAGGGGGTAGAGTAGAAAACTAGCGTATTAGCCTATGCCCTATCTCCAGCTCCCGCTCATCAAAACGGATGTTCAGTTGGTTTGAATCCGGCTTTCCGATCATCTTCTTCCAGGGGCTTTCGCAGTCCTGCTTGGCCTTCTGGTTTAGTTTCCTCTGAAGTTTCCGGATCTTTTCCAGAGTTTCCCCTAAATCCCTTCTATCATATAGTGCTACGAGGCATTACTCCCAGCCCTCTGCCGCCAGGGCTTCATGCAATTCCTCTGGATGATGGCGATAGCGATATTCAAGACGGCTGGATTCGGCATGGGCTTTGTTGTAAGGCCAGCCACCGGCCATGCGATTGCGTTCATGTAACTCATGCAAAAGCACATAACCCCGCTCTTTTTCTTCGATATCATCATCAATCCAGACTTCGTTCTCTGGGAC includes:
- a CDS encoding TRAP transporter fused permease subunit, producing the protein VEAAASSGGQIMPPIMGAGAFIMADILGISYFKIAASALIPAILYYLGCWMAVQFEAKRLGMLPDPDAGKIPLKEMFAGSHTLFIPLVLLSVLLVLMYTPTTCAFWSFIIALLLYLISQRSRKELWEALKKVMKALEAGAYTAAFVASMAGIVQFVVAVVGMTGLAVKFSSVIIALSGQSLLIALALGMVVTIILGMGVPTVAAYILGISIVAGAFVSVGIEPLPAHLFIFYYAVLAGVTPPVALGAYVGAAIAGAHWFRTALTACRIGFAGFLVPFMFVYNPTLLGQGPILWVIIGFLSACIGVIALSASMIGYLIKPANFIERVLLFGAALALIDSRLTTDLIGYALFGMALFLQKRWNWRPQEAIPVLVGGEADKTEKRL